The Amaranthus tricolor cultivar Red isolate AtriRed21 chromosome 2, ASM2621246v1, whole genome shotgun sequence genome contains the following window.
ATTAAATAGATATCCGTGTCATGCATggagattgaaaaaaaaagtttttaatttaattttatacttgtataatatctgttttaatgattatttactttaaagattataaaaaagGTTATTTGTCAGTATTTAAAGATTATATACTTTTTCTATTCTATAATACTTGCTACTGAGTGTGACATATTGTGTGGGAAAATGTCACTATCAatagcaagtataatagaacGGAGAAAATATATAGGTAAAATTACACATTTGTTAAATAAAACTCATTTTTTTAAGCAATTATGAATATGAAATAGATAAGTAACAATGACATGAATTTGCATGTCAGTATAATTATGAAGATATAATTATTCTATAATTGGTAAATaatcttgaaaaaaaatttgctatatcaaaataatattctcttttattttggaaacaATATTGGAAATAATATTGGTTTACGAATTTAATCATGTTTCATTTTGCTATATCAAGAAGTTATTTTTTTACCAAGGTAAAATATTTCGGAAAAAACACTGCTTATTAAATCATATTAGGAAATGATTTTCACTGGAAATTCACTTGCAACGTCAATATAAATATGTGCGGAAAAATTTTCGCTGAGAGCCTAACACGTGGCAATCTTATATCTTCATTAGTAGTTTttataaaagaatataaatttagctaaatataatcaagtgatatcttatatttatttttttcataaccatatttttatgaataaatttactttaaagtttttaataaattaatataaatttaatttttttataataaagcttaatttttttgaataattaaatgatttttaaatttttttaaaaagagtcaaaaatattacaaaCTTGATCTCATTTTAAAGATCTTGAATAAATATTACTAtttgtataattattttttgaaaaatttattttaggtGAAATtacccatttattaaataaaattaattttttaatcaaataggAATATATAGTAGATAATTATGAAGATATAATTATTCTATAGTTGGTAATTaatcttgaaaaataatttgCTATATCAAGatattattctcttttattttggaaatagtATTGGAAAATAATACTGGTTTATAATTTAGTCATGTTTTAGTTTGCTATATAAAGACTTCAGAAATAATATTGTTTACCAAATTTTCTTATGCACATTAAATTGTACTATATTAGGAAATGATTTTCACTACAAATTCACCTGTCGCGTCAATATAAAAATGAGGGGAAAAATTTTTGTTGAGTATCTAATACATATCAGTCctatttcttcattagtagtttTTATAGATATAGATTGATTTCATGATTCTACTGATACAAATTTTCCAAACAcgatataattaaaaacacaatcCAAATTTTCGGATGAGACGACCTCACTATGAGAGTAATTCTATTGACTGACCCTATATATTTATAGTCTATATTTGTAGTCttatgatcacttataatctttaaataatcaatttatAACTTAAACGAAtcactttttataatcttaaaataatcattttctaTAGTTTCAAAATGATCACTCATAAGTCTTGAACTGTTCAAAACAGACTTGATGATTCGATATTTACCCACCCTTGGAACCGAACCCGACTTAACCTAACtacaaaatgaatttaaaataatgtaaaaaccaATATGAACACAAGACCCCAATTTGAACCTACCTAAGACACCTAACTCGAAATTAACACAATaacccgaataaacacctctataAGATAACCTAATAACcgaaattaacccaaataatgtaaaaatcaactTTACATAGGgattatttataattcttaAACAATTATTACTTATAACCTAAAATACTTATAGTGATTAGttcaatcttaaaataattgattACAAAAAGTAGTTTGTTAAAAAAACAACCAGTCGGTTTCCTAAGAAACCATCTCTATGACAGACGTCTTTCAAGTCCAGCCTATCAAAGGTTAATGCTTACCCTTACTCTACAATTTTCTTtatactaattcttaaatgagacggtctcaggGTGAGACCATTTCTATTGGGCTGAcccaatatacattttttttcttaaaataattacttataatgtCAAAGTgttcacttataattttaatataattactttttatagtgtttacttataaccttaaaacgattaataatattaagtaatcaattaaagtaATGGGATATTATATGAACTCACTTCTTggagagacggtctcatacacgacaaattattttctttataagtcaaactaattaaatataatctctcaaaaagaccgtatTTGGCAATCTAAAACAAATACTTGTAGCCTACAAGGAAATGCACAGGAATCATACAAGATAAAGAAACTTAGAAAAAGCCACAACCACAAGTGCACGCCCTACAGGCTACAGCTGCAGTTTACGCtacccctaatttttttttttaatctataaaaaaTCGATAGGAGAGAGTAAGAAAACGAATCCCCTCAATTTAAAGCAATTCCTGTCTcatctttctttttcctttctCTCCTCCGGTGATTGATCGAAAACCCTTTCTCTTCCTTCTTCCCTTCGCAAAATCTCGCAATCTAGTGTTCGTAATTTTGCGCGTTttcaagtgagagaaagagTAAGAGAGaatttcttctcttcttctctGAGGTAAGATCGATTTTTCATGGAtgcttatttacttttattcttttttttttttatgaatgttTTAGAGGATTTTTGGCGGATTTTATGTGTTCATTTTGGTGTGTTTTGAGGGATCTTTGAGATCTGAGTTGATCTGATGCTTTTTTTGTATGTTCTAGTTTCTAAGGGATGGCGTCCAAGAGAATTTTGAAGGAACTCAAAGATCTGCAGAAGGATCCTCCTACTTCTTGTAGCGCTGGTATAGTTTCATTTTTCTCCATTTTAGAtttgttgaattgattttttgatttgtataGTTTGCTTTCCTGTGGATGAATTTCATTATAGGATGAGGATTTGTGTGGATTGTGATTCTTGACCCTGAATCTTTTTCCGGAAGGTGATTGTGAGGCCTTGGTGATGATTATCGATAGCATTAATTATGCTGAAATGATTCTTTCGTGTGAACTGTTGTGATTTATAgtgtataattataattatgttataaaAGATTATTTTGCGCTAactgtttctttgatttgcagcGAATAATTGTGTTCAAATGATTCTCTGTGTGAAGTGTTCATATGATAGTAGCAGATGTTGAAATGactagttttgaattttttttatgggaCCTTGAGGAGGATTGAAAGTATGTTCTTTGAGAATGAAGCATCTTAGGTTTGTTAGaatttttgtgtttattataGTTCCTGAGCGCAATCTTCTTCTAAATTTCTCGATAAGTGAACATTTTTTTGAGAAGTTTTAGGATTGTGATGCTTGGAGTGTGACTTCGTATATATAGTGATTGTGAGATGGTTGTATGATTTATGGCATTTATGCATTTAAGATTGAACCTTTGTTCTGTTAAAATGTTTAGTTAGTGTAAAGTTCTTCCCATGATTTCCTGTCTTTTGTAGGACCTGAAGGATTCAAATGATTAGTTAGTTAGTGTAGAGAAACGGTCAGTATTCCAGGTTGTttggatttattttcttatattttgcTGATTGAGCAAACCTTTTGGACAAGAAAAGTTGTAACTTTGAGAAGGTTTGGATTATGTTGCTCAATTCAAGATAGTAGCTTGAAGGGCTGGGATTGCCAAGTATGTTTCATTGATGgtatttgtattaatttaagATTATGATGGAAGATAACATGAATAtttaaaatggtttttttttgtgggttAATTCTATGTTTGGTTTGTTGTCTTGGCTCTAAAGAAGTTTTCTGACTGGTACTTTGTGCGTTTAGATGGCTTTAAGTAGGTATTGATTTCTATTTTCTTTCTCCTATTTGTGTCCTAACGTAAGAACCATTCAAATGTTATGTAATTgtcattatttgattttatttttcttgcaaGCATTTGGTAAGATCTTATTAGTTTTGGATCAtctctattttcttttaatgttgtGAGATATTAGCACTAATTGTAAACAATAGGTTTTTGATGATAAATGATAATATAAGAACTTTGAAAACATAGAAAAGATTACTAGCTGATGATGATAGAGGTTAAAGGTTTGGGGGTTGTGGATATGTTTGTTAACATGAGTTTCTATTACTTACACTGTCAGCGTTTGGATTCTTTTTTTGAGGCACCGGTAGTGATATAGCATGGATGGTAGTTATACTGTTTTCTGTTGGTCAATTTGGTGTCAGGGTTTCTTTTAATAAAAGTAGTCAAGAGTGTGTAGTTTGTTGATTTTTTCTTTGCATACTCTAGCAAAAATTTTATTCTATGTTTGCGTGAATGCACACTGGGATTTTTGTAATTAGTGTTACATTCTTAGATgttgtagttttttttaaaataacagaAATTTCAACAGGAGTTAATGTTGCCTTCTTTGACCAGGGGAATCTTCAATGTTTGCTATTCTATTTTTTGCTTCATGTGGCGTGGAATTTCTTGTGCCTCATGGAGGCCCTCTATCTGACTAGAGTTCCTTTGATTAGCTTGTTTTGAAAGTCTCTTTTTGTTTGTGAAAACTCGTTCAAATATTTTAGCTTTTATGCTTTGATAAATTAGTGCGCTCAAGgctcttttgaaaattttcgtAGTATCCTCTTTGAGTTATCTTCAAAAGGTTAATCTATTGATGATTTTTTTCCTCGTGctctttaaatttatctttGCCAAAGCAAACTAAACCATTATTTTTTGGTTCATTTCGGGCCTGATTTTCGAAATACAATTTGTTTGGTTGCTGTGTTCCTTTTGGTCATCTCAAATATTTCAAACACATGTTTTGGATTGCATCCATCCCTGGCCTCTTGTATCAGtacttaaattttcaaattatccCCCTTTTTCGATGAGCTTTGAGTTCCTCGAATTTCTGCCACAAAGTTCTCTTGCGGACCAATGGTATTTGGACCTACCATTGTCATATCCTGCACAGCACGGTGGCTGTTTTTGGTCTCAAGACTGCTGATGGGTGGCCTATGACAAGATATCAGGGTTCCAGCTCAACGGTGCTTACCTTCCTCTATGTCTTGGTTCTTAGGTACACTAATGAAGCTCGTAGTTGAGGAGATAATAGATGTATGAGCGGTCTGTGAAAGATggatttgaactattttataatGCAATCGTGCTTGTGTCATAAATTACAACTACAGTGtaagttattttaataatacatTGTTATTGCTAGACTTCCCATAAACAATATAACTACAACAAGAATTATAACTTGTTTTTTGCCTGCTGTTTTTCTGGGGTGAAGCAAGAATAAGTAGAGAGAGGGACTACTGTTGTCTAAGAATTTCATCCAGGACTAGCAAATTGTCGTGTTgtccaatatttttttttaaatatgattgtgttgttttgtctttttgttAGCTCATTTCTATTAAACCATGAAAAATTTGGACAATCTCATTGGATTGTGGCAAGAATATGCTAATAAAATTTGATGTCTCTAAGATGAGAGTATGATTTATTTTTGACATCATAAAAGGatttcattataaaaaatattaagttaacGTAGAAACTCGTTATTGTCTGTGGTTAAGGCTTTAGAATCTGAACTTTAGGAGTCTTTGTGTTTTGTATTGCATTCAAGCTTTGCAATCGAGTTCcttgtaattttttatgaagTACGAGGTCTTTAATTGTTTCAGTAATATTGTTGGCTTCATAATCCTTTTCTTTCCTTCAGAATTTTTTAAGCAATGATctgatatttattatatataattcttTCCTTCTCAGGCCCCGTGGGTGAAGATATGTTCCATTGGCAAGCAACCATCATGGGTCCTCCAGACAGTCCTTATGCTGGGGGTGTTTTCCTTGTTACCATTCACTTCCCCCCAGACTATCCATTCAAACCCCCAAAGGTAATTTAACATATGTCTGTACTACCTTTGATGCAAAAGAAGTGTAATATATCTAGTTTCATAATTATAGGGTATTTTTTAGTTGACATCACACTTCTCTTTGTACACTAGCTGTCGACTCTGTAAGATATTACCCTTTTTATTCGCTGAAAGTAATTTTCATTTCTCAATGATACAATGCTTCAGTTGCTGGCACCTTCAACTATTTAGTGCTTGCAAGTTGCATCTAGTCATTGGGTGACTTGAGTTTATATACCCTCTATGAAACTAATTCATATTTGGCAATTTGCTGCAGGTAGCCTTTAGGACAAAGGTTTTTCACCCGAACATCAACAGCAATGGAAGCATATGCCTTGACATTTTGAAGGAGCAATGGAGTCCTGCGCTCACAATTTCAAAGGTTTGGATCCAATATGCTTTACTAATCTTTGATGCGTTAAGAACATGATtcttatgtttgtttatttgagATTGTTCTAGGACCATCAGTTTAAATGATGAATAGAAAATATTATGTTGGTACATCGATCTTGCTGGTAAGATCTGTTGAACAAAAGTAATATATTGATTTCTTAGTGTCTTGAACTTTACTTGTGAACAGGTCTTGCTCTCCATCTGCTCACTGTTGACAGATCCGAATCCCGATGATCCCCTTGTCCCTGAGATTGCTCACATGTACAAGACCGATAGGGCAAAATATGAGAGCACCGCAAGGAGCTGGACTCAGAAGTATGCTATGGGCTAAAGACGTATCATGTCAGTTGGAAGGGATAGGAGGCAGCATTGGCTTCTAAGCTTGTGATCGTTGTGTTCTTCCTAAGTATTTCATTATGTCGCAAAAAGAGAACTTATATGTGCCCTTTATGTTTGTATGGACAAAACTAAATCTTCAAGCTGTGAAATATGACTGATTTGGCCCTTATTAGCCCTAATTTCTCTCGATATCCTTGATTCGGATATTGAGTTATCAATTACTTGTTCCTGTCTTCGTGCTTTCACTGCATTAAGAAGCTCGGTAAATTGATTTGAAACATAGACGCTTGTCTTGACAATCCAGCCATTTCATCTAATGCTCTCAAATAGGTGATTTTAACAGAAAAATATAGTTGATAGTTATTTCACTGTtaatatacaaataaaatatatttattggtgaatttagttttattatttattgatatttattagTTGTAGATTATTTATCAACTGGGGTAGATGAAGTAACCATATTGTTATGAGAAGAGTTTATAAAATTAGtctattttcctaattaataagtttaaaattataagtgattaattaaatattaattgtacACAGGCCAACTTAATAATAAGTGTCCCATAATAAaattgtgtcataaataatttgtataataaaattgtgtcataaataatttGTTGTATTAACTAAAAGAGCGACCATATATTTATCATTGAAGTAGCATGCTTAAATCTTAGACACGTCTAACATTGATGGCTCTTGTAAACAAacgtataaaaaaaaaagaaagttaatATATGTAAAACACATGCTTTTATAAACAAAgtccaaaataaataaaaaaaaataaaacaaagaaacaatTGTTAATCTTTCCTTTACTTCACAAATGACATAGCTAACAATATGGAGTTCATTATTTCACGTCATTCTTTTTTATCATTCACTTACTTAGTAAATCTAATCTAAATATAAAAAGTGTGTAAAGCCTTAATACTGTTCATCATTTGTGATGAACAGTACATTTGCCACGTCACTTCACTGATTCCTTTTCTGCCTCATTTCACATTTTCTCTTCTCACTTCACTCATTTACCTTTCTATTTCTTCCCTTTCCTCCATGGATGAACATCTCTATCTCTAATCTTACAAACTTGTTGAAGCCTTCCACCTTCAGACCCTCTCTTCTGTTCTTGGCAggtattctttttcttttttttcattttttattttttttattccgATTTTATTTATTCATGGCTAATTACTTGATTTTCATCTGGATTTGTAAGTTCTTCTTTTCTGGGTAGGTTTGTAAAATTGTTATCTGGGTATTTCGATTTATGGCTATTTAATAGATCCCTCTTCTGGATTTGTAAACTTCATCTTAATTGGTAGAAACCCACAAAAACTTCAAACTACATCAAATGAAATTAGGGCTAAATTTGGTAAGGAAAAATCCAAGATTAAGATTATAAATTAGTGGGGGAGAGATTGAATTTAAACTTAGTAAAGGAATTGAAGATTTGGATGTTGGgattttgattaataatattGGGTTGTCTTCAGAAGGTTCTAGATTCTTCCATGAAATTGGTTTACAAGGGATGCTTGATTTGGTTAATGTGAATATTGGGAGTGTAAATTGGGTTACTAAAGTTGTTCTTCCAGGTATGTTGAAGAGGAAGAAAGGTGCTATTGTTAATATTGGTTTTGGATGTTAATTGATTATCGTTTTCTTTGTTCTATCAGGTATTAAATTTGCTTTGTTCTAATCCGCACCTCCAAACAAAGAAGATGACCATCCAAGTACgttaattttaattatctttgaatttgtttatctCTTTTGAGTTTATGTTTTCTTTGCTCTATTTCATTCTTGATTTTCTTGTTG
Protein-coding sequences here:
- the LOC130805085 gene encoding ubiquitin-conjugating enzyme E2 28 is translated as MASKRILKELKDLQKDPPTSCSAGPVGEDMFHWQATIMGPPDSPYAGGVFLVTIHFPPDYPFKPPKVAFRTKVFHPNINSNGSICLDILKEQWSPALTISKVLLSICSLLTDPNPDDPLVPEIAHMYKTDRAKYESTARSWTQKYAMG